A stretch of DNA from Gammaproteobacteria bacterium:
GTAATGGTCGCCCGGGCCGGTTTGCCGAGCCGGGTGCGCTCTTTCGGAGGTTCGACGCCATGGTCGATGCTGTTGCGCAGCAGGTGGGTAAGCGGATCCTTCATGTCCTCGAGAATGCGCTTGTCGAGCTGGACATCCTCGCCACGAATCGTGAGGTCGGCCTCCTTGCCTTCATCTCGACACAGATCGCGCACCATCCTGGGGAACGAGGCCGAAATCGTGGCGAAAGGCAGCAGCAGCAATTGCTTGGAGTCCTCCAGCAGATCGTCGACCAGCTTGCCCACGGCATAGCGGTCCTGCTCCGCCGTTTTCCCGAGCGTTGCCGTCCGGTTCTCAACCGACTTGAAGTAATCCACGCTCCAGTCGAGAAAGTCCAGCAGCCGCGTCAGCCCGGCGGGCGCGGGCTCTTCCTCACGCGCGGATTGATGCTCTCCCGACTGGCGTAGTCGGCGCGCATCGGGCGCGACCGCCGCCCAGGCTTTCTGCCATGCATCGAAGCGGCCGGCGAGTTCACGCAATTCCGCCGCGCGCTGAGCGGCGGTCAATTTGGTGATCAGCATTTCCTCTGCCTCCAGCAATCGCGCCTCCAGCTTCGCCACCGCGACGCGCACGGTTGCTTCCGGCGCCTTTTTGGCCCTCACGGGCGAGACGCCTGAAGCGGCTCGGCCTGGGGTATCGCCGCTAGGCCCGGCCCGTTATGTGTCGGTACCGCTGCGGAAGGTGCCTGGTGCGGCGACGGTGCTGAGGAACATCCCAGGCGACGCAAGGACTGGCGCAGTAGCGATAAATCGAGCGGTGCGCTCGTACCGCGTGAATCGGCGGGCGAAGCAAGCATCAAGGCGACGGCATCGAGCGTGCGGTGCAGCGTGTCCAGTGAGTTGCGAGAGGGGGCGCTTTCCTGCCGCTTCCAGGCGCCGAACACGTCTTCCATCGACTGGCAAAGCGATTCGATATCGGTCAAGTCCACCGCGCGGGCCGCGCCTTTCAAACTGTGCGCGGCACGGAACACCGTCTCCACAATCTCGCAGTGAGCGTCGAACGCCGGTGTTTTCTCCAGTTCAAGCAAGCCTGCCGAGATCGTCCGCAAGTGCTCGTCGGCTTCGACTTTGAAAGTCGCCTGCAGTTGTCGCAAAAAATCTTCGTTCATGGTGCTCATGGTGTCTTGATCATGCGGGAAGCGCGGAGATCTTCATTGCGGCGCTTTATCCTTCGGCATGACGGCAGCGGTAGTCGTGCCGGCCTTCCTCACAAGGGTCTACGCCGCCTAAACCTGGTATCGGGCCACCATCAGCCTGAGTTGCTGACCAAGCTCATTGAGGTTGCGCGCCGCGGTCTCCAGTTGTTTCGCGCCCGTGACGTTCTGGGTGGTCGCTTGCTTGATGCTCTCCATGGCGCCGGCCACCTGGTCCACGCCCACCAACTGCTGCTGGCTGGAGACGGCGATCTGCGCCGCCGCCTGCGCCGCCTCGCTCACGCTGCCGGCCAGAGCCTGGATCGATCCGCCCGCCTTTTCGGTCTGCCCCGTTCCGGTTGCTACCGCCTTGCCGCCTTCTTCGATCGCCATCACGGCCGCACTGGTAGCCTTCTGAATGTCTCCCAGGATGACGCGTACATGATTGGTTGCCTGCCGGGATTGCTCGGCCAGGCTCTTTACTTCCTGCGCCACCACGCCAAAGCCCTTGCCGTGTTCGCCCGCCTTGGCTGCCTCGATAGACGCGTTGACCGCCAGAAGATTCGATTGCGTGGCGAGGTCTTCCACGCTGGCTATGATCTGGCCGACAGCATGGCTTTGTTCGGATAGCCGTACCATGCTCGCGGCAATCGCTTCCATCTGCTCGCGGATGCGATTCATGCCCGCCACGACGTCCGCGACCGACTGGCTTCCAGTCAGGGAAATCTGCGTGGCCTTCTGCGCGCTGTCGGAGACCAGCCTGGACTTCTGGCTTGCCACTTGCGCGGTCTGCCGGACTTCTTCCACCGTGGCGGTGGTCTCGCTCACCGCCGCGGCGGACTCGCTGGCGCTGGCCGCGAGCTGGCTGGAAGAGGCGACGATTTCGCTCGCGGATGCGCCCAGAACATTGGCGCCTTCGGCAAGCGCGCCGATCTGCGCGCGAAGGTGGTCGGACATCCTCGCAAATGCGTTGCCGAGAATGTCATCCGGGGATTGAGGCTTAAGCACCGCGCGCAGGTCACCGGCCGCGATCTGCGCCGCCACGGCGGCCATGGCGCGCAGAATGGGTCATGCGTTCGAGCGCGCGGGCATCGCACCCACTTCGTCGCCGCGGGTGGTGGCCGGCAAACTTCCGCTGAGATCGCCGACCGTGATCCGCTCGGCAACCGCTGTGAGTTGCCGCAGCGGCCCCGCGATATTGCGCGTGAGGATCCACCCGGTTATGGCCGCGAGCATCAGCGCGCCGAGGGTGCCCAGCACGATGATTGCCTGCGCATTTCGGGCATGGGTCTCCGCCCGGTCCACGCGCGTCTGAAGGATGGCCTCTTCTTCGCTTTGCATCTCGCCTAAAACCGTGCGGATCCTGTCCATGATTACCTTGCCCTCACCGCTCTTGATAAGCGCGGTGGCGGCCTGTACGCCCCTGGTCCGGCGGGCGCCGATGTTTGCCCTGGCAACGGCGAGCCTGTTTTTCACCAGCGGCGCGAGTACGTCGAGGCGTCGCTGCTGGGGCAGGTTACTTGCCGTCATCCTCCGAATCCTTTCAATAAGTGGAGATAGCTCGGCCCGGGCGGCTTGATACGGCTGCAGGTAACTGTCCTCGCCGGTGATGACATAGCCTCGGTCGCCGGTCTCAACATCCGTCAACAGCGAGAGCATTTCAGTGAGCCGTGTCAGCACGTCGGAGGTACGCTTGCGCGCATCTGAGACTTCGATCAGCTGCGTGGTGCTGTGGTAGGAAAACCCACCGACAATTACGAAAATCATCAACATCAAGCCGAAGCCGGCAGCGATCTTGGTTCCAACATTCCACTTCATGGCGAGGGTCTCCGGTGGTAGTCCGATTTTATTATTCCACTTCCTCGTGGACCAGGATTTGCGGGTCGATGAGGATCCGCTCCAGATCGAGTACCACGAGACGTTGTGCGGTCACGCCTTTTAAGTAGTCGCCGCGGATACCTGAGAGAGTTGGCAGCGAGGGCTGCAAGCTGTCCGCGGGAATAATCCGCACGCCCACGATGACGTCCGCAAGCAAACCCAGTTCGAGATCGTTGCCACGCACGAGGATGACGCGGTGCAGGTCGGTCAATCCCTTATCTGGAAGATCGAAGAACTTCTTGATGTCGATCACCGGGGTAATGCGGCCTCGCACGTTCACAACTCCAGGCACAAACGGCGGGGTACAAGGCAGGGGCGTCAGGTCTTTCAACGGCTGCACCTCACTCACGTAACGAGTTTCCAGTGCATAGCACTCCTGTGCCAGGCGAAATTCTAGGACTTCGAGCGAAGTCTCCGCCGCCAAAGTGCGCTCCGGCGGGCGGGCCAGAACTCTTGCGCGCGCGCGGAGGATTTCTCTGGCATCCGGCGTGGATGCAATGCTGCTTTCATCAATCATGGCAAATTTTCACGGTCGGTAATTGCAGCGAGGGTCTCTGTGAGTTGGCCGGCCGTGAGGCCGTCCGACTCCGGGAGACGATCGTCCGGTCGGTAACGGCGCAGGAAATACAGTGCATTGGCGAAATGCTTGTCCATCTCGCCGGCGTTGCCGCGGCTGCGAGCCAGATTGCCGAGCGCGAAGTGGGCCAGCACGAAGCCGTGATCGAGATAAATCGCCCGCCGCAGCGATGCGCGCGCCTGCTTAGGCTCGCCGTGCTCCAGCAGAACAACCGCACGCAAGTAGTGGGCAACGGGGTCCAGTTTGTCGGCGGTGATCCAGCGGTCGCACCATGCCAGTGCGTCGACCAGCCTGCCCTGGTTGGCCAGCGCGCGTGCGAGCAGGGATGCAGCCGCTGGATCGAGCGGACCTTCGGCAGACCCGGACAGCAGCGCGCTGACCACGTCCCCAAACATGCCTTTCTGATAAAGCGATTCCGCGGCGCCGACGGGGCCACGCACTGCGTTCGCACCCGCGGGGTCTTCCCGTGGCGCAGCAGGCTTCAAATCCGCGATGATCGCGGGCAGAGTCCACGGCAACAATGCTTCGATCGCCGGAACGGTAAACGCCGGCACGGACGCCACCTGTGGTTCAGTCGCAGGCAATGTATCGCTTTTTTGAAAAAGGATCGCGCCCGGAAAATTCACGCCGAGAAACTGGGGAAACAACGCCTTCGACGCTTCGCTGGGGCTGACCACCAGCCAGCCACCTTCGACCAGCGCACCGCGGAGATTGCCGATCACCTTGCGCATCTGGGGCGGCGTAAAGTACATCAGAGCGTTGCGACAGACGATCACGTCCATTGCGCTGAGGTCGGTCGGCAGTGCGGGATAAACGTCCTCCACCAGGTTCAGGTGCGCAAAATTCACGAGCTTTCTGATCTCGGGGATGATGGTGTAGCGGCCAGCCGGGGAGTGGTCGAAATAGTTTTGCTTGAGCCATACCGGCGCGTCGCGGAATGACCACTCGCCATAGGCACCAGCAACGGCTTTGTTGAGAAAGCGCGCGTTAATATCTGTCGCGGTGATCGTGACGCGCCAGTCGCGCAAATCGGGCAACATTCGATGCAACAGTATCGCCAGCGAATACGGCTCTTCGCCGCTGCTACATGCCGCACTCCAGATGCGCAGCCGCTGGTCGCCGCCCCGTCGCGCATGGATCAGCGCGGGCAGGATGTCCTCGGCGAGCGCGTCCAATGTCCGCCTTTCTCGGAAGAAGTAGGTTTCGCCTATCGTGAGATGGCCGGCCAGCACTTGCAGTTGCGCATTGGTCGGCGGCGCCGATAACAGCCAGTCGACGCACGCGGTAACGTCGTCGAAGCCGAACTCCTGTGTCGCTCCCGCGAGGCCACGCTGCATATCGTCCCAGCGCGCACGCGGAAAATGCAGTCCCATGCTCTCGGCGATGACATCGTTGAGTCGCGACCACCGCGGCTTCCGCACCTGGTTTGGCATCATGCGTCGCTATCCATCGCCTCATCCAGAGTGCGCACCTCGTCTATAGAGAGAAATTTTCCAGGTTATGGATCAGGACCAGGCCATCGTCGAGCTTGACTACGCCCTGGACATAGTCGAGGCCCGGTACAAGCTGAGCCGGGTCCGTAAACGCGGACCGCGGCACCCGTATTACGCCCAGGGCTTCGTCGACCACGAGTACCATCGTTCGTTGAGCGGTTTGCGCGATCAAAAACTGGTCCGCAGGGTCTATCTTTCGATCCGGCAAGCCGAAGCGACCACGAATATTGAGCACGGGGAGAATATCGCCGTGCATGTCCACTACGCCAAACACGACTGCCGGCGCTTCCGGTAACGGGGTGACGTCAACCGCCCGAATAACGCGCTCGACAGCCATGAGCGGCAGCGCATAGCGCTGCTCATCCAGCCGGAAGGCCACCAGATCGGTGAGATCGGTCATAGCTTCGCCTCGGTTGGTCTGCATCACGTTGACGGATAGATCCGCGGGCATTACTCGCCGTCATGATCGTTTTGTAGTCTGTTTCGTGCGTCTGCACATCGAGATTTTTCGAGATTATCCGCACAAGTGGGCTATTTTTATCTATGGCCGTATTTCTCTATGCAGTGCACGCTGATTCAATGTAATTCCAGTGCGAGCAGGGGCGGGCATGATCCGTCGCTACAGGGATTTTCGGTTATACGCGCCTGCTCCGGACCGAGTGTGTCGGTTCGTCGGTCGGCAGGCACCGTTCGTCGAGTGGCAGAAGTTCGCGGAATGCTACAGGTGCAGTCGTGCCCTTCAGGGTCGCGGCCTGATCTAAGCCCAGCGCGCAAGAAATCGACAATGTCTTTTGAGCGAGGAACCGGGAGTCGTAATCAGGGCAAGAAAAGTCTTATCTGCCCGTGTGCTAATTCTAATCACCCCGGCGGGAGTCCTGGAGATTAGCGCAGATGGAACCACCGATGTTATAAAGGCTGTGGCCTAGCACAGAGCCAATCTGAAAGCGGGCGACTACTCCGGGACGGAGGCCTGCAAATCTAATAAAAAAAGATTCTTTACATTGGGTGCACAGTTAAAAATTCACCGCCGAGCAGCCTCTCGTGGGCGAAATCGCGGCGCCAACTTGAGACATGCCCATGATGCAGCTTCAACTGTCGTTACGCGCGATCTCGTCGTAGCCTGCGCCCCTGAATTCCAGCAGGCAGAAGCCATTACCGAATGGATCACTAAAGTGGGCGATGCGGCCCCAGACGTGCGTTTCAACGTCACCTTCGAGCTTGGCGCCCGCGGCCCGCGCGTTGGCAACCGCATACTCGATCTCTTCGACGACAAAGTCGAGGTGCACCGGTGTCCAGTGACGTGCGTAGTTCCGCGGCACTGCTGGAAGCGCAGACGCGGCGCTGCCCGCGGCGTTCTCCAGTAGATAGATCGGTATCGACGCGCCGAGCAGTTCGACGATCGTGCCGCCCAACCGGCGTCCGACTCGAAGGCTTAATCCACGGGTGTAGAATTCGATACCCTTCTTGAGGTCATCGACATCGATATTTGCGATCGGTTGAATCATTGCTGATCGTGTTGCATTAGACGAGCCATCAGTCCGACCGCTGTTCAATACGTTGGTCGGGCGGACCGATCGGTAAAGCGCTAACCACCGCGGCGCTTATGCGCGATGATCAAGCGCGTATCCGGGTGGGCCCGTGCGACTGAATAATGGGAATAGCAGCGCTACTACGCCTTCGTCACTACCCGCAACTCGACCTTGCCCAGCGCGCCGAAGTCGATCTTCATCGTGTCGCCGGGTTCGCCGATCATGGGTTTGACGAACGAGCCCGAGATGATGCGGTCGCCGGCTTTTAGGCTCTCGCCGTAGCGCGGCAACAGGTTGGCAACGAGCATGACCAGCGCGCCCAGATCTTCGGGGATCAGCGCGGGCTCGGGCTGACGTACGGCCTTGCCGTTGCGAAACGCGCGCGGCCAGTAGTCCTCCACTTGTTGCAATGTTTCCGGTGGAAATTCGTCGCCGAACACCACGCCCGCATGAAAGATACTGTGGCTCAGGATTGTCGCGAGATCGCCGCCCGGTTTGCTGATGTCGATCAGCTCAATGGCCGGACCTAAGGTGACGATGGCCGCGCGCGCCTTCTCCAGCGTGCAACCTTCGGGCACGTCTTCGCGCATGCGGATCGAAATTTCGGCTTCGCCGCGGATAATCGCGCCCTCACGCACTGGCACATCGGCGCCGAAGTCGAACGCACAATTGCCCGCCAGCGCGCCAACCGCCGGGCCGCTCAAACCCCACTTGACTTGCGCGACCGCGTCGGTGATGCCGATCTTCCAGCCGACTCTGGGCAGGCCGCGCGCCATGTGGTCGTGCAGCCATTTGATCTGATCGCGCATGCCCTGCGCGATAATGTCGTCGATCGTCTGTTCTGATTTCATTTGCGTTGCCATCGTAATTTTCCCCGAAAAAGCCGTCACCGTTACTCTAGCTTAAGCCGCGCCGCTTTGCTGCACGCCCCACGTTGCGCGCCTTCTAATTGTGTAACGATGCGGCTATCTTACGCGCCATGATGTTACTCAGGGTTGTATAACATTTCGTGGCAGCGTTCCCGGGGCTAAACTGGCTGGAAGCGTTGCGCGTTTATCGCCATCCGCGCGTGGTGGCAATGCTGTTTCTCGGGTTCTCGGCGGGGCTGCCATTTCTGCTGGTATTTTCGACGTTATCCGCGTGGCTGTCCGATGCGAATGTCAGCCACGGCGCGATCGGTTTTTTCAGTTGGGTCGGCATCACGTATTCGATCAAGGTGCTGTGGGCGCCGGTGGTCGATCGCGTGCGCATCCCGTGGCTGACGCGAAAGCTGGGCAAACGCCGTAGCTGGATGCTGGTGGCGCAGTTCGTAATCGCGCTGGGCCTGCTGGGCATGGCGATGATCGACCCCGCGCAGCAGTTGGCATATATCGCCGTGTGTGCACTGATGGTAGCGTTCGGTTCGGCGACCCAGGATGTCGCGATCGACGCGTACCGCATCGAGGCGGTGATCAAGGAGCGCCAGGCGGCTATGGCGGCGACCTATATTCTCGGCTACCGCGTGGCCTTGCTGATCGCCGGCGCCGGCGCGCTGTACATCGCCGAGTTCGGTTCTTGGCCCGCCGCGTATGTGAGCATGGCCGCGTTGATGGCCATCGGCGTGCTGACCGTGCTGGCGATCGCGGAACCGGAGCATACTGTTGAGCGCGACGCTTATCAGCGGGAGGTGCGCGTGGTCGCCTTCATGGAACGCTCAGCGCATCTGCCGCCGCGGTTGCGCGGCGCGATGGCATGGTTTATCGGCGCGGTAGTGTGTCCGTTTCTCGATTTTTTCGCCCGCAACGGCGTGAAAATGGCGCTGGTGATGCTGCTGTTCATCGGGGCATTCCGGATCAGCGACATCACCATGGGCGTGATGGCGAATCCGTTTTATCTTGACTTGGGCTTCAGCAAGGCCGAGGTCGCCAGCGTCACCAAGGTATTCGGGTTTTTCATGACCATCATTGGCGCCGCCGCGGGCGGTCTGCTGGTGGTGCGTTACGGCATCATGCGGCCGTTGCTGCTGAGCGCGGTTCTGGCCGCGGCCACCAATCTGCTGTTCTCGCTGCTGGCGGTGATGGGCCCGGATTTGTCGTTGCTGGCGGTAACCATAAGCGCCGATAACCTCGTCGGGGGCTTGGCCGGTTCGGTATTTATCGCCTATCTGTCGAGCCTCACTAACACTGCGTACACGGCCACGCAATACGCCTTGTTCAGCTCGCTGATGACCTTGCCGGGAAAATTCCTAGGCGGATTCTCGGGTCTTGTCGTCGAAGCCCAGGGTTATTTCGCGTTTTTTATCTACTCCGCGCTCATAGGCGTGCCGGCGGTGTTGATGGTGCTCTATTTGATACGCACGGCCAATGCGGATCAATCTCAAGTCAGGCGTCTTCCAGCGAAAGACGCGGAGGCTTGACCGGATGAAGTTGTAGGCTCGTATCTAGGGTGTAAACTTGCTTTAAACGCGGTCAATAGTTGATTTTCGGGAGCATTACACATGGAAACGCTCGTTGCCATTCTGGTAGTTCTAGTCGCACTGGTTTTTCTGGGCATCGCCATAGATGCAACCCGTCATCCTAAGTGACCGCCAATCCCTCCATCAATGCGCCGCAGCCGAACGGGCCGTAAAACCCTCAATTCTCCCAGGGAGCAGAGTGTAAGCGTGGGTTTTGAAACGCGTAAATAACAGTATCTACGCTAGCTGATCAATTTGATCGCGATATCCAGTATTCCGGCCTTTCGTGAAGGCGGGCGACTGCTGCAACAGTGATTTCTTTGCCAGCCAGTATGTAGATGATGCCGTATGGGAATCTACTGACCAGCGGGTTCGCTTGCTGAGTGGAGCATAGGCTTCAGGAAATTGGTTGACCCGCTCAAGCGCGTCTTTGACCGCTTGGCGACACCGCTCTCGCAGCCCGCGACGTTGACTCTCATAGTATTGGACTGCGCGATCAAACTCCCGCTCCGCGGCGGGCACCTGCCTAGCCTGGAGCGGGCCCAAGGCGAGCTGGCCGTATTCGAGGAGCGCTGGACCGGCAGCTATATTTTGGGAACGAATGGCAGAGCTTCCGCATGCGCAAGAATAATCGTACGCTGGAACTCACCTCCGCCGCCCATGTTTAATCGAAACCCGGTCGCTATGCCGTGGTCGTGAAAGTCATCGACATTTTCGGGAACGACACCATGACATTGGTGCCGGTGAACGTGGGTTAGCCGGGTCAAACCCCTCTGACAAATTTCAAGAAAATGATTGCATCCTTTCGAGGGTTTTGTAAACGGTGGCGGTGCCTTGTCGTCGCTGTAGCTGCCATTATGAGCAGCGCCTCATGCGCGCCGGAAATAGAATCGTATAACGATTGTGTGCTGCAAAAACTGAAGCCAGGGCTGCACGAGCTTGCAGTCTGGATCATTTCGCGAGCGTGTAGGGAAAAATTCACCTTGGCGGCCATGTCGCCACAGGCTGTCGACAATCTATCTGGGGCCCTGAAAATACATGAAAGCCGCGCGACGGGGAATATCTACAATGGCAACGCGGACTGGACTGTAAAGGAGCTGACAGTTGTTGTTGGGTCGAAACTTCTTCAGTTGTTCAATGAGCGACAAGCCATCCTAGATCATAGCTATCACATCAACGTGGATTTGCCACCACTCGCTGAGGTGTCAATAGCGTTTAGGATCGATGAGTCGAGCAAGGCGGAAGAGTCCCGAGGTGATTGGTTTATTTATAACGCGGAAGGGTTGAAGGATTAGTAACTGATCAATCGGTGGAATGCGTCTGCATGGACTTTCCTTCGCACCCGAACGATCGAGATTAGATCGAATTAACGAGTTGGAATTCTCGCGGCGGACGCGTGAATAGAACTCTCGACTTGTTCGGATTAAAAGGTGCCCTCAGTGGAACTGAGGTGGTCCCCAGAAACTGGACAGGGGTATAAGCTCTTACTTGCATGCTATTGAGAGCGCCTTATGCGTCCGAGCGATGGTTCGTCCTTGAGCAGCAGGCTGAAGCGGGCGGGTCACGATTGCCTGGCCGCAGCGAACGCCGCAGGGGCTTCCAGTCAGTCGAGGGTTTGGATGCGTTCTTTGCAAGTTGCGACGAGCGCGAGCTAGGTCGTGAACCGGACTGGGAGCAGCATCTTGAAGTTATCAACCGCCCCAAGGACAGCGGACTTTCGGCCACATGATCTTTGTCGATACGGGTTCGCCGCAATTTGACGATTTTGAGCCAAGTGTTGAGGCACAAAACTTATAGCGTCACATCGTAATCGATAGTCAGCGGCGCATGGTCGGAAAAGCGTTGTTCCTTGTAAACCGAAGCGCGCTGAATTTTGTCCCGGAGCGCTGGCGTGACGACCTGATAATCGAGCCGCCATCCCACGTTTTTCGCCCAGGCCTGGCCTCGGTTGGACCACCAGGTGTATGACTCGCCTTCCGCAGTCGGATGTAAATGCCGGTAGGCGTCCACCCAGCCGACTTGTTCGAATACGACATCCAGCCACGCGCGCTCTTCGGGCAGAAAGCCGGAGTTCTTCTGGTTACTGCGCCAGTTTTTGAGGTCTATGGTCTTGTGCGCGATGTTCCAGTCGCCGCAGATGACGTATTCACGGCGGCTGCGCCGCAGTTTTTTGAGGTATGGCAGAAACTGATCCATGAAGCGGATCTTGGCTGCCTGACGGATCTCGCCGCTGGTGCCGGACGGCAGGTACAGCGATACCACACCCAATTTTCCGAAACGCATCTCCAGATACCGCGCTTCCGCGTCGAATTCTTGCCAGCCCAGACCTGCGATGACCTTGTCCGGTGGCCGGCGCGCGTACACGGCGACACCGCTGTAGCCCTTCTTGAACGCATCCATGTAACGACAATGCAGGCCATCGGGCCGGAAGCACACGTCGGCGAGCTGGTGTTCCTGCGCCTTGGTTTCCTGCAGGCAGACGATGTCGGCATTCTGTATTGCAAGCCAGTCGAACAGACCTTTGCGGGCGGCCGAGCGGATGCCGTTGGCGTTGAGAGTGATAATGCGCATAGGGGATGGCGATCGATGCGGACGATGCCCGGCATTTTAGTGGTGCGTAGCGTCCCTGGGAACCATGCGGTTGCCCGGTGCTTGCCGCCGGCTCAGAATGACCCCGGTAAACGACAGGTTTCTTGAAATATGACTTTTAAAAACGAATTCCTGGAGCTCGCCATCGCGCGGGGCGCGCTGCGTTTCGGCGAGTTCAAGTTAAAATCGGGGCGCATCAGTCCGTATTTTTTCAACGCCGGCCAGTTCAGCGGCGGCGGCGCTTTGGCCAGCCTGGGGCAATACTATGCGCGATCGATTACCGCTTCAGGCTTGCAGTTCAACATGCTGTTCGGCCCCGCATACAAGGGCATTCCGCTGGCGACCGCTGCGGCGATCGCGTTTGCGGGCCAGGGGCGCGACGTGCCCTGTGCGTTCAACCGCAAGGAAATCAAGGATCACGGCGAGGGCGGCGCCCTGATGGGCGCGCCACTGGCCGGCCGGGTATTAATCGTGGACGATGTAATCACCGCCGGCACCGCCATTCGCGAGTCCGTGCGGATCATCGAAGCCGCAGGTGCGAAGGCGGTGGGCGTTGCGATCGCGCTGGATCGACAGGAGCGGGGGCACGGTGATTTGTCGGCTGTGCAGGACGTGGAAGCGCAATATGGGCTGAAGGTAGTCGCCATCGCGTCGCTCGCTGACCTGCTGGCGTTCGTTAAGATTAAACCGCAGATGGCGGCGACTCGCGAAGCGATGGAAAATTACCGGACCCTGTACGGTGCGTAAGGCTGCCACCGCCGGGACCAGGCAGCATGAGAATCCATAAGTGTCTTTCCAGATGTCCTTCGCGCCAGTGGCGCAAGCGTGCGCCAACACCCAACGCGAAGGTTGTGAGCAGCGAAATCAAAAGCAACAGCAGTTGGTCGTTTAAAGACAACGGTTCGTCACAACTTGATAAACATTGTCGATCCAATCACGGATGCTTGGGGATAGACTAGCCGGTTTCGCCGATCAAGCGATGGCTGGCAGTTCTCGTATGGGCACACGCGCACGCGTCGAGTCTGGCACATTTTATGTAGGGTGAGGTTTCGCGATTCGAACTTGCGCAAACCGCGGTATCCGCAGGGTCAATCCCTCGCCGGAACAAAAGCAAGCGCGACGCATAAAAAACCATGCGCACAAGGAGATGCCAAATGTTTCTACGCTTAAGCATGATGCTGGCGCCGCTTATGGCCATTGGCGTGTTGCTGTTCGGCGTCAAACTGGTCGATGCCGGGTCTTACCGCTGGGTGGACGCGCAAAGGGATGTTCATTACGGCGACTCGGTGCCCGCGGAGCAGGTGCGCATGGGCTACGGCGTTTATGACACTTATTGGCGTGAGCTCAGCGTAGTAGAGGCCGCCAGGAGCAAGCAGGACATCGAGCTTGCGCTCAAGCGCGACGCCAAAGCCGCTGAGCAGGCGCGTCGCGACCGCATCTTGTTGGCGACGTTTACCAGCGAGGAAGATATCAAGTTCGTGCGCAACGACCGGCTGGCTTCGCTGAATTCAGCGATATTGATTACACAAGAAAAACTTGCGGAACTTCAGTTGCAGCATGCTGGCCTGGAAGCGCAGGCACAAAGCTACGATAAAAAAAAGGAACCTGTGCCGGCGGTGGTTACGGAAGGGCTGGAGCGCCTGAGCGCCAACATGACCAATCTGCAGACGAGCCGGATCGCAACGCTACGCGAGAAACGGATGCTCGAAAAGACCTTCGCGGCTGATCTGGGACGTTTTCGGAAACTGAAGGCGCAGTAGTCGGCTGGCGACAGCGACCTTACGCCAGACAACCCACGTATCAGCGACTAGCGTCGTGCACCGATCAAAGTTCCGATGCCTTGATCGGTAAACAGCTCCAGCAATACCGCGTGCTCCGTGCGGCCGTCGATAATATGCGCGGAGCGAACGCCGGACTGAACCGTGTCGATCGCGCATCTCACCTTG
This window harbors:
- a CDS encoding chemotaxis protein CheW — encoded protein: MIDESSIASTPDAREILRARARVLARPPERTLAAETSLEVLEFRLAQECYALETRYVSEVQPLKDLTPLPCTPPFVPGVVNVRGRITPVIDIKKFFDLPDKGLTDLHRVILVRGNDLELGLLADVIVGVRIIPADSLQPSLPTLSGIRGDYLKGVTAQRLVVLDLERILIDPQILVHEEVE
- a CDS encoding tetratricopeptide repeat protein — its product is MPNQVRKPRWSRLNDVIAESMGLHFPRARWDDMQRGLAGATQEFGFDDVTACVDWLLSAPPTNAQLQVLAGHLTIGETYFFRERRTLDALAEDILPALIHARRGGDQRLRIWSAACSSGEEPYSLAILLHRMLPDLRDWRVTITATDINARFLNKAVAGAYGEWSFRDAPVWLKQNYFDHSPAGRYTIIPEIRKLVNFAHLNLVEDVYPALPTDLSAMDVIVCRNALMYFTPPQMRKVIGNLRGALVEGGWLVVSPSEASKALFPQFLGVNFPGAILFQKSDTLPATEPQVASVPAFTVPAIEALLPWTLPAIIADLKPAAPREDPAGANAVRGPVGAAESLYQKGMFGDVVSALLSGSAEGPLDPAAASLLARALANQGRLVDALAWCDRWITADKLDPVAHYLRAVVLLEHGEPKQARASLRRAIYLDHGFVLAHFALGNLARSRGNAGEMDKHFANALYFLRRYRPDDRLPESDGLTAGQLTETLAAITDRENLP
- a CDS encoding VOC family protein, encoding MQPIANIDVDDLKKGIEFYTRGLSLRVGRRLGGTIVELLGASIPIYLLENAAGSAASALPAVPRNYARHWTPVHLDFVVEEIEYAVANARAAGAKLEGDVETHVWGRIAHFSDPFGNGFCLLEFRGAGYDEIARNDS
- a CDS encoding AmpG family muropeptide MFS transporter; the encoded protein is MLFLGFSAGLPFLLVFSTLSAWLSDANVSHGAIGFFSWVGITYSIKVLWAPVVDRVRIPWLTRKLGKRRSWMLVAQFVIALGLLGMAMIDPAQQLAYIAVCALMVAFGSATQDVAIDAYRIEAVIKERQAAMAATYILGYRVALLIAGAGALYIAEFGSWPAAYVSMAALMAIGVLTVLAIAEPEHTVERDAYQREVRVVAFMERSAHLPPRLRGAMAWFIGAVVCPFLDFFARNGVKMALVMLLFIGAFRISDITMGVMANPFYLDLGFSKAEVASVTKVFGFFMTIIGAAAGGLLVVRYGIMRPLLLSAVLAAATNLLFSLLAVMGPDLSLLAVTISADNLVGGLAGSVFIAYLSSLTNTAYTATQYALFSSLMTLPGKFLGGFSGLVVEAQGYFAFFIYSALIGVPAVLMVLYLIRTANADQSQVRRLPAKDAEA
- the xth gene encoding exodeoxyribonuclease III; translated protein: MRIITLNANGIRSAARKGLFDWLAIQNADIVCLQETKAQEHQLADVCFRPDGLHCRYMDAFKKGYSGVAVYARRPPDKVIAGLGWQEFDAEARYLEMRFGKLGVVSLYLPSGTSGEIRQAAKIRFMDQFLPYLKKLRRSRREYVICGDWNIAHKTIDLKNWRSNQKNSGFLPEERAWLDVVFEQVGWVDAYRHLHPTAEGESYTWWSNRGQAWAKNVGWRLDYQVVTPALRDKIQRASVYKEQRFSDHAPLTIDYDVTL
- the pyrE gene encoding orotate phosphoribosyltransferase, coding for MTFKNEFLELAIARGALRFGEFKLKSGRISPYFFNAGQFSGGGALASLGQYYARSITASGLQFNMLFGPAYKGIPLATAAAIAFAGQGRDVPCAFNRKEIKDHGEGGALMGAPLAGRVLIVDDVITAGTAIRESVRIIEAAGAKAVGVAIALDRQERGHGDLSAVQDVEAQYGLKVVAIASLADLLAFVKIKPQMAATREAMENYRTLYGA